From the genome of Capsicum annuum cultivar UCD-10X-F1 chromosome 4, UCD10Xv1.1, whole genome shotgun sequence:
attaagagttaatttcgcattttatgtctattttattttttattaaatattatttattttcttaatacctagatgactcataataattaattaagagcgattgattatgttattactataaaaattaatatcattttatctagccaatagtaatcatcgataattcaccggaatagtatattaattaaatacgggatgctatatttgcatatgcaaaatatgatattattaaacattattggatagtgcattatatttatctttcacaataataaaattttactatatatttttctttatttctttttaacttgatacatattgacccaacacaaattctaagaaatattcattagaaatttattttattaaattaaatttaagaaaaaaataattttaaaatttaaatttactaaaataaataaataaataaaaagattattttttatataaaagtcaattaaaataataaaattgatttactttaaatatttagttgcaattaattaagataattttttatttttttatgatttatgctgcaccgataaaattttgagagttgaatagaacttttatctatttttaaaaaatatattttaacttgttaattattgtgatttataataatttttacgtgattatcaaataatatatttactccttgtgtcctaatttatgtggctttgatacaattttgagagtcaactaaaatttttatatatcttttaaatattttaagttgttaattattatgatttacagtactttttcttttatctcaatttatgtgacattgctaaaataatgagagaataaaatttttatatgtcttttaaatatattaagttattaattattgtgatttgtggtaacaaattagttttgaatgtgatagacaattaaataaataaaaaaaatttactttcaatatgtagttatagttaattaatataaattaatagattatattaaatatttaaatcattatgatgaaacaatgaaattattatatattggggcatggtatataattaagtgggagtagagggTTTTTTTGGTAAGAGTAAATAAAATTTCtacatgtcttttaaatattttaagttattaattattgtgatttgtggtaacaaattagttttgaaacataatagacaattaaataaataattttttttttacttccaatatgtagttatagttaattaatataaattaataaaatatattaaatatttaaatcattatgataaaACAATAGAAtcattatatattggggcataatatgtaattaagtggaagtaattaatttattttttggtaattgcaagaggtggtcgaaaccacctcttctatagtATAGAAATATACCAGCGAATTTAACTAAATATATATTGTGCACCCTCAAAGACAACCGATTGTGTTGATGCATTGATTGAACTTGTAGCATTAAATTTCCTTTTCGGATGGAGGACTGGGTTCgaaaaaaatacttatttaacatgttaaatttttataatctttaaatcacAGATGAGGGTATTGGAGGCTATTGCTTAGGCTGTTTCTTAGCCTTCTTTagctttaatttataatttaggtGTAGGGTTATTAGGTTTATAATGATAGACAGCTTCAAagtttttttattagtattagtacttttatatttatggaataaacagtagtaaaaagaatattatttaattttaaattttaaataagagAATTATTTTGAGGAAAATATGGAGTGATTGATAtcctactctttttttttctttaaaaacgattattattttttagtatttaattattttgaaagaaataggggtgatttatattctattatttttaaatttaaaaattgccaATATACAATCTAGAGGATATATTTGGACGAGAGTTGAATGGTCCGatccgacccgacccgacccgtcCCGACTGGTAATAGTTACATAAGAACTTTCACGAATGAGATTTGGGGAGCTCTGCAGCTACAGTTTGTTTTCACGAAGAACGCTGTGCTAATGGCTTTCCGTCAGATCGGGTGAGTTGTTTTCAGCCTAATTTTGTGATTTATCCCAAACAAATTTTCGaatttcatctcatttttttaatGGTTTGTTTTGAAGACAACTGGCTAGGGTTATTGTTAGAGCACCGAAACAAATAAAGAGATACTGCCAAGAAATCCCTGTTGGTCCTGAAGGAGATTATCGCCATGAAGGTAAAAATTTTATCTTTACGTTTTGATCATCTTGAATAATGAATAGTGGTGCTAAAAGAACATAAATCTTAACATGGGTGAATTGCATTTTAGCATCAAAATTTGATGCCAAGAGTGATTTAGACAGCACACACCACTTATCAAGAGTACAAGTGATCCGTAGGAGAAGCTAAATTTATAGTAGAACAATGGTGACACTGACATCCACATAGTTGAAGTTATTTCTGGCAAAATCGCTGCATCTCTCCAAGTAATAATAGGCGAGGAGGACATGTGCAGATAGCGTTAAGCTATACCATCAACATCCTCTTATTTCAAAGCCCTCTTCGTTACCCTTTCGCCATGAATTAGTCTTTGGAAGCTCACATACTCAATTGTTGGTAGATCCTTTCTCAGATTTGTTTATACAGTCAGCTTTAGCACTTTGTTGACAGTATAAAATGTGAGCTTTACAGACTCCAGATCTGGTCGTAGTTTTGATTCTTCCTTCTTTTCCAGTTTTAACTTCATTTGCCTTCNNNNNNNNNNNNNNNNNNNNNNNNNNNNNNNNNNNNNNNNNNNNNNNNNNNNNNNNNNNNNNNNNNNNNNNNNNNNNNNNNNNNNNNNNNNNNNNNNNNNNNNNNNNNNNNNNNNNNNNNNNNNNNNNNNNNNNNNNNNNNNNNNNNNNNNNNNNNNNNNNNNNNNNNNNNNNNNNNNNNNNNNNNNNNNNNNNNNNNNNNNNNNNNNNNNNNNNNNNNNNNNNNNNNNNNNNNNNNNNNNNNNNNNNNNNNNNNNNNNNNNNNNNNNNNNNNNNNNNNNNNNNNNNNNNNNNNNNNNNNNNNNNNNNNNNNNNNNNNNNNNNNNNNNNNNNNNNNNNNNNNNNNNNNNNNNNNNNNNNNNNNNNNNNNNNNNNNNNNNNNNNNNNNNNNNNNNNNNNNNNNNNNNNNNNNNNNNNNNNNNNNNNNNNNNNNNNNNNNNNNNNNNNNNNNNNNNNNNNNNNNNNNNNNNNNNNNNNNNNNNNNNNNNNNNNNNNNNNNNNNNNNNNNNNNNNNNNNNNNNNNNNNNNNNNNNNNNNNNNNNNNNNNNNNNNNNNNNNNNNNNNNNNNNNNNNNNNNNNNNNNNNNNNNNNNNNNNNNNNNNNNNNNNNNNNNNNNNNNNNNNNNNNNNNNNNNNNNNNNNNNNNNNNNNNNNNNNNNNNNNNNNNNNNNNNNNNNNNNNNNNNNNNNNNNNNNNNNNNNNNNNNNNNNNNNNNNNNNNNNNNNNNNNNNNNNNNNNNNNNNNNNNNNNNNNNNNNNNNNNNNNNNNNNNNNNNNNNNNNNNNNNNNNNNNNNNNNNNNNNNNNNNNNNNNNNNNNNNNNNNNNNNNNNNNNNNNNNNNNNNNNNNNNNNNNNNNNNNNNNNNNNNNNNNNNNNNNNNNNNNNNNNNNNNNNNNNNNNNNNNNNNNNNNNNNNNNNNNNNNNNNNNNNNNNNNNNNNNNNNNNNNNNNNNNNNNNNNNNNNNNNNNNNNNNNNNNNNNNNNNNNNNNNNNNNNNNNNNNNNNNNNNNNNNNNNNNNNNNNNNNNNNNNNNNNNNNNNNNNNNNNNNNNNNNNNNNNNNNNNNNNNNNNNNNNNNNNNNNNNNNNNNNNNNNNNNNNNNNNNNNNNNNNNNNNNNNNNNNNNNNNNNNNNNNNNNNNNNNNNNNNNNNNNNNNNNNNNNNNNNNNNNNNNNNNNNNNNNNNNNNNNNNNNNNNNNNNNNNNNNNNNNNNNNNNNNNNNNNNNNNNNNNNNNNNNNNNNNNNNNNNNNNNNNNNNNNNNNNNNNNNNNNNNNNNNNNNNNNNNNNNNNNNNNNNNNNNNNNNNNNNNNNNNNNNNNNNNNNNNNNNNNNNNNNNNNNNNNNNNNNNNNNNNNNNNNNNNNNNNNNNNNNNNNNNNNNNNNNNNNNNNNNNNNNNNNNNNNNNNNNNNNNNNNNNNNNNNNNNNNNNNNNNNNNNNNNNNNNNNNNNNNNNNNNNNNNNNNNNNNNNNNNNNNNNNNNNNNNNNNNNNNNNNNNNNNNNNNNNNNNNNNNNNNNNNNNNNNNNNNNNNNNNNNNNNNNNNNNNNNNNNNNNNNNNNNNNNNNNNNNNNNNNNNNNNNNNNNNNNNNNNNNNNNNNNNNNNNNNNNNNNNNNNNNNNNNNNNNNNNNNNNNNNNNNNNNNNNNNNNNNNNNNNNNNNNNNNNNNNNNNNNNNNNNNNNNNNNNNNNNNNNNNNNNNNNNNNNNNNNNNNNNNNNNNNNNNNNNNNNNNNNNNNNNNNNNNNNNNNNNNNNNNNNNNNNNNNNNNNNNNNNNNNNNNNNNNNNNNNNNNNNNNNNNNNNNNNNNNNNNNNNNNNNNNNNNNNNNNNNNNNNNNNNNNNNNNNNNNNNNNNNNNNNNNNNNNNNNNNNNNNNNNNNNNNNNNNNNNNNNNNNNNNNNNNNNNNNNNNNNNNNNNNNNNNNNNNNNNNNNNNNNNNNNNNNNNNNNNNNNNNNNNNNNNNNNNNNNNNNNNNNNNNNNNNNNNNNNNNNNNNNNNNNNNNNNNNNNNNNNNNNNNNNNNNNNNNNNNNNNNNNNNNNNNNNNNNNNNNNNNNNNNNNNNNNNNNNNNNNNNNNNNNNNNNNNNNNNNNNNNNNNNNNNNNNNNNNNNNNNNNNNNNNNNNNNNNNNNNNNNNNNNNNNNNNNNNNNNNNNNNNNNNNNNNNNNNNNNNNNNNNNNNNNNNNNNNNNNNNNNNNNNNNNNNNNNNNNNNNNNNNNNNNNNNNNNNNNNNNNNNNNNNNNNNNNNNNNNNNNNNNNNNNNNNNNNNNNNNNNNNNNNNNNNNNNNNNNNNNNNNNNNNNNNNNNNNNNNNNNNNNNNNNNNNNNNNNNNNNNNNNNNNNNNNNNNNNNNNNNNNNNNNNNNNNNNNNNNNNNNNNNNNNNNNNNNNNNNNNNNNNNNNNNNNNNNNNNNNNNNNNNNNNNNNNNNNNNNNNNNNNNNNNNNNNNNNNNNNNNNNNNNNNNNNNNNNNNNNNNNNNNNNNNNNNNNNNNNNNNNNNNNNNNNNNNNNNNNNNNNNNNNNNNNNNNNNNNNNNNNNNNNNNNNNNNNNNNNNNNNNNNNNNNNNNNNNNNNNNNNNNNNNNNNNNNNNNNNNNNNNNNNNNNNNNNNNNNNNNNNNNNNNNNNNNNNNNNNNNNNNNNNNNNNNNNNNNNNNNNNNNNNNNNNNNNNNNNNNNNNNNNNNNNNNNNNNNNNNNNNNNNNNNNNNNNNNNNNNNNNNNNNNNNNNNNNNNNNNNNNNNNNNNNNNNNNNNNNNNNNNNNNNNNNNNNNNNNNNNNNNNNNNNNNNNNNNNNNNNNNNNNNNNNNNNNNNNNNNNNNNNNNNNNNNNNNNNNNNNNNNNNNNNNNNNNNNNNNNNNNNNNNNNNNNNNNNNNNNNNNNNNNNNNNNNNNNNNNNNNNNNNNNNNNNNNNNNNNNNNNNNNNNNNNNNNNNNNNNNNNNNNNNNNNNNNNNNNNNNNNNNNNNNNNNNNNNNNNNNNNNNNNNNNNNNNNNNNNNNNNNNNNNNNNNNNNNNNNNGAAGGCAAATGAAGTTAAAACTGGAAAAGAAGGAAGAATCAAAACTATAGccctattttagaaaattcacacTACATTCCCTCTATCCTCGGttaatattttcttctttacttttatCCCCGTACTCGTTGCTTCCTCTTGATCTATTGTTTCGCCAAGGGGACTCGTAGTTATTTTCCCTACCTCTATTAGTCATATCTTCTTCCAACTCAAGAAAGGTCGCTGCCTCGCTTTCTTTCTCCTTCcttgaaaaaattgaaatgaatGGAGTATAATTTACAAAAACTTGAAGAAAGGGAGGTTAAAAGTACTGTTAAGGcctttaaataataataaaagaacatAGAGAACATATATGCGccaaaagataaagataaaaaccTGGAACTTTCTTCGTCAGGCCAACAACTTCTCATCTGAGTGTGTGGCCTGTTGGTCGATAAAGTGGGGTGGGAACCTGCTCGACACATGCATCGAATAATAGAGAAGAAAATTATCACCAAAATGAAAATGAGGGAATGTTTCCCAAAATTCTTCAAGTCAATATGGCAGTAAAGTATGAAGTGGTGCATTTAGTTTGGATTTTGTgaagtatgatttttttttttcgtgtGTGTATTGTGTCATGTGTGCGTGATCAATGGGAAAATGGGGAGTTGGGGTGGAACGTGCAATTCTGTGTCGTTTATTAAAGATAAAAGTCAAAAGccaaaagatgaaagaaaatttGAGATGTATTTAAAAATTAGGTTAAATAGAATCAATTTATAACCATCACTATGGTTAAAAACCTGtctgaatttgaattttaaaaaaatgtaagagtttaaataactataagaaaacagtaaaaaataaaataactatcaAAATTTGAATTCTTTAGAAAAGCTATAAAAATTAGAGGCAAACGATAATTATTACCTAATGTAACTAATTTTGTCCTAAAACTATCTCTCTCTTGTGCTGCCACTTGGTTTAATCCTAAGCTAGACTTCCTTCCTTCTTAACATACAATTTatgtatagatatagatattcctcactttgtgggaatacaccgagtatattattgttgttgtatgtagATATAGATATTTCGACTCTCACCCTTATTATCTCTGGTCACTGCAGTTAACGCTTTCACTTATGGGTTTATGTCAATGACGGCTCTCTACATACTCTGGTGAGTACCCTAATTTTGGTTGTATCTtgtttaaagaataaaaaacGTGAAAATCTAGGATTAGAAGAAACACGTGTCGTTTACATGTATATAAAATGATGAGTTTTGTaagaaacttttttcttttgGAGCACTtatgtcttatttttatttttgcaggTCACAAAAGCAAATGATCGATATCCATAAGTAAGTCAAGGCTTCtcgttatttttttcttcaattcccaAATTTGATGTCTTTAACCGGATCATGAGTTCTGCTGTTTTTCATGCATAAGATATTCTAAACTGATTTTTGCACCATTTTTGTCCTCCGTAAAGATTCTTCGTCCTAGTTAATCCATTTTTGTCTTACCATTTGAAATACTCCAGCCAGCTAGAACCTGAAGTTTTTAGTGGTCAGAGTCTAGTTTGGTCCTCTTTGGGCTCTCTATTCTTCACGTGTCTCGCCCATAAAGGGTTTATTTAGGCTTAACTTGGGCATAAAAATATAGTCATTGGTTTCTAGCTAGCTTCGTGAGCCTGTTTTCGTTCAGTTTCATGAGTCTGTCTACTTTCTGGGCTCTCTATTCTTCAATCACTTATAGAAGGAAATTACAAAATTGATGAATAAGAGGAAGCAAAATCCTGTTGAGGAGGATGAGCTTCTCTCCTTAGGACAAGTTTTCCGAGCGAACTTTCTGGTTATAGAGCTTTCAGAATCTGCAAAATCTTATATGGTTTTGCCTGCCTTTCCATGTCTCATGAGTTGGTCTTTGTTTCAATACGAACTTAGTTAGCTTCCTATTGGTACTGACTCCTTAATTTGATTTGGTGATTTTCTGTAGGCCTATTCATAATCATGTAATGGAGAAGCACAGGAAGACTGAAGAGAAGCTGAAGAAGATGTCCAAGTGAAAAGGATTATGATCTTTTTCTACTTGAGTAAATTCTGCCTTTTTTGATATGTAGTGAGATGCACTTCTGAAGCACAAATAACTCTAAAAAAATTTCCGAGTATGAAGCCAGAGACTGCATCAAATTCTCTTCAAGTTTTGTTCGTTTTCTCATACACGCATATTACGTCTGAATTAGACAAGAGTGAAAGAATGTTTCTTTTACTTGCTTCGCTAAACAACCAACATAGTTGAATATTTATACTAGTGAAGTACATAAATGAATGCCTCTCCTTGATTGTTCAATTGCTTTCCCATTCTTCTTCTTGCTTCATTAGATAAAGTGTCTTCATTAACCGATAGAATTGGAGTACGTAATGAGAATCAACATAAGGTTGATTGGTGTGTTCAGTAGATAGAACAATCGATGTGAGGGCTAGGTCAAAACAGTATGTTAAAGTGTGACTTTCCCGTAGCTGGAAACGCGGGTAAAGCGTCCAATTCAACCATGAACACTAAATAAAAGAGGCATATCTTTCATTtcactttgaattttcttttttaagacTAGACGTCGTATGAAAGACTTGGAAGGTAAAATATTCATGTATTCATCAAAGTCGTTGCCAACGTTTTTATTGagaaaaaagaatcaaagaagaaTAAAATTATACTCGTAAATATTCATCAACAAAATTTGATTCAAGATCATAGAAAGGTAATATTCATTCACTGAAATTACAtgcatattttatcatattttatttgtaataACAGTTTTACTTTTCCATCCCTTTAAAATTTGATTTAGGGTATGATGTTTTATGGTAGTTTAGGTTTCACTGAATTTGATTAAGTAGTTTAGGGTTTGATGCTACTACAAGTTAAAAATTGCTGACTGAATTGAATgtgtatgtggggtattcattttttattttgaaggtCATTTTTGTCCCCAAATTGAATGACTCAATGGGAATATTATAATGTGAGTATGACCTTTTCCcttttcattatcattatttgttgtTCCCAGATGCGTTACTGTTGTGGTCCACATGTTTTCAACTTtttaacttagaatattttgcCCTTGTCTCAACTTAAGGTTAAAATATGTGTTAGCAAGATCGACTTACAATGCAAAAATGTTGTTGAACAAATACTAGTGAGGATAAATAATTAGCACCAGCAAAACTTTGGGCTGTaggtgataaaaaaaataaaaaaaaaaattaaaatgaggtgtaggagatacaagttttaataattgagtggaggtgataattacttgattatgaattaagaaagtttgagaaatattaaaataactcacaagtttttaaattaacacttttgatccaaatgttagttaatataacagaaaacaaagaaaaaaaagacgtgtttttctctcttctcatccgttgttattttttctctcttcgcaatttttgttgtttcttattgctgctgctttattcatcatcttctgatacATTATCATCagcttatacttcattatcatcttcgtattcttcttgttgatcattgttgttgtta
Proteins encoded in this window:
- the LOC107866866 gene encoding uncharacterized protein LOC107866866; protein product: MVRSDPTRPVPTGNSYIRTFTNEIWGALQLQFVFTKNAVLMAFRQIGQLARVIVRAPKQIKRYCQEIPVGPEGDYRHEVNAFTYGFMSMTALYILWSQKQMIDIHKPIHNHVMEKHRKTEEKLKKMSK